The segment CCGGGCAAGCGCCCTGGCGTGCCGGTGGCCGCGGTCGAAGATCAAGACTCGTTCGGCAATATTCGCCGCGAAAAGTTGACCAAGATTCGCAAGACGATAGCGGCCAACATGTCGCGCTCTTCGAACACCATTCCGCACGTCACCAACTTCGACGAGGCGGACATCACAGAACTCGACCAGATCCGCCGCGAGAGCATCCAGGATTATGTCGGCGCCAACATCAAGCTGACCATGATGCCGTTTGTGATGAAGGCGATCGCCCATGCGCTCAAGCTGCATCCCATGCTCAACGCGCAGCTCGACATGGAAGAAGAAGAGATCATCTACAAAGAATATGTGAACCTCGGCATCGCGGTCGACACCGATCGCGGGCTGGTGGTGCCGGTGATCCGCAATGTCGATCAACTGGGCATCCCGCAGATCGCGCAGGCGCTGCAGGTGGCGGCCGACAAGGCGCGGGCCAACCAGTTTTCGCTCGACGATCTGCGCGGCGGCTCGTTCACTATCAGCAACCTGGGGGCGGTCGGCGGCATCTACTCGACGCCGATCATCAACTGGCCCGAGTTGGCGGTGCTGCTGGTGGGACGGTCGCGCAAGATGCCGCTGGTGATCGACGGCGAGATCAAGGTGCGGCTGATGATGCCGCTGTCGCTGTCATACGACCATCGGCTGATCGATGGGGCGACGGCCGCGCGGTTTTTGAACGAGGTGATCGCCTTTTTGGCGGCGCCGGGCCGACTGCTGCTCGCGCCGGTGGGGCGATAAAGCGCAATATAGCGAGTGGCTCAGAGCAGGGAGCGAACGTGAACGATCCCAAGCCCCTACGCAACGACGCGCTGTGCCTCGAAGCGCTGCGGCGGATGACGCCCAGCCAGCGGCGGGCTAAGGCGTTGGAGCTGGTCGAGTTATCGCGCAAGCTGCTGAAAGCCGGGCAGCGGCGGCAGTTTCCACGTCATTCGGAAGCGGAACTGCATGCGGTGTATCTAAAGCGGTTGGCGGCAGCGCGCGACGACGTGCGCGGTTGATTCATTCGCGTCGAGTCGGCCTGGTGGTTCAGCGCCGCACGACGATTGATCGGAAGCGTGCCAAACTCATCATAGTCGATCCGCGGAGGCGGCAGCGCGAGTCGGCCAATCGATTGGCAAAGTTTTCTTGATTCTTGCGCTGACTGCCGCGAAAATCACTCCCGCTTCTCCACGACTCTGCTTCTCGGCAATTCGGTTCGGTCGCTGTCCCTCATGATTAGGTGCTCACAATGCAGGTGACTCAAACGCTGCGCCGCGCGCTGTTGCTCTATGGGGACCAGATCGCGGTGCTCGATGGCGAACTGCGGCAAACCTACGCCGAGTTTGGCGCGCGCGTGCAACGCTTGGCCGGCGCGCTGCGTGAACTGGGCGTTGGCGACGACGACAAGGTGGCCATTCTCGCGCTCAACAGCCACCGCTACCTGGAGTTGTTCTACGGCACGTTTTGGGCCGGCGGAGTGGTCGTGCCACTGAATATTCGGCTCGCCCCGCCAGAACTAGTGCATCAGATCAACGAGGCCGACGCCAAGGTGCTGGTGGTCGACGACACCTTTGCCATGATGTTGCCGGCGCTCAAGCCCAAGCTGCGGCCCGGCTGTCGCATGGTGCTGGCGGCCGATACGCCGGCCGTGGACGACCTGATCTCGTACGAAGCGCTGATCGCCGCCAGCCAGCCGGTGGAAGACGCCGGACGCGGTGGCGACGATGTGGCGGGCATCTTCTACACCGGTGGCACCACCGGCCGTGCCAAGGGGGTGATGCTGACGCACGACAACATCATGGCCAACGCGCAAAACGGCCTGATGGCCAATCGCTCGACGCATCGCGATGTCTA is part of the Pirellulales bacterium genome and harbors:
- a CDS encoding 2-oxo acid dehydrogenase subunit E2, with translation MAEQFRLPDLGENIESGDVVSLLVSEGDQIKAGQNVIEIETDKATVEVPCPLAGRVAKILVKPGDTVPVHGVIMEVDSAGAAAAPQSKAPAPAKPAAKPSKPRVDEPQVEDVDDESESAGGNGHHATPKRAAPNPAAQRSSAPPPAARAPRPAAPKTPAPSAPAGASEEDPQANLVPALPAGPSTRRLARELGVDLRVVTGTGPEGRILREDVIRAVREATTSPTPASKPRPGKRPGVPVAAVEDQDSFGNIRREKLTKIRKTIAANMSRSSNTIPHVTNFDEADITELDQIRRESIQDYVGANIKLTMMPFVMKAIAHALKLHPMLNAQLDMEEEEIIYKEYVNLGIAVDTDRGLVVPVIRNVDQLGIPQIAQALQVAADKARANQFSLDDLRGGSFTISNLGAVGGIYSTPIINWPELAVLLVGRSRKMPLVIDGEIKVRLMMPLSLSYDHRLIDGATAARFLNEVIAFLAAPGRLLLAPVGR